From Chitinophagaceae bacterium, the proteins below share one genomic window:
- a CDS encoding trypsin-like peptidase domain-containing protein: MSTTIERYVIRHISGTKANQVEEFDFNKGELTIGRLSGSDIQYDPEQEVIVSREHGKVVKVSSDPPRFSINDNNSRNGIFVNKMRVKGSATLHPGDEVQLGSNGPVFTFDIYPRPQDMMMETKVMDIPTSIKATTVSDVTQTAASSEPVKTGLGKQTVERMLVAERKKSFSNMAYVIGGLIIVLGAMGYFFRDKIFGKNTTTVVNVGDSTLKNKKAPDVIARENIDKVVQIEFGWQLFDANSGQELWHQYMAVKDAAGQTTYRAVYIENNRGEIEPFLDLQKNVQLGVPLGIAGASGSGFVVSADGFILTNRHVAASWNTRYGFPDFAFPGLLIRNINGKSQVDPNYQVQPQDVGSYVPATATMVGGRPANEGSVKGKNTYMNVIFANTALRRPVQSSTPSDQHDVAMIKVELPTSLSPVTMKDNYDAVKPGQTVTVMGYPGVAPDQYVVRKSNDPFNPKSQVTTIPTPTVTTGNIGRIVPASSEKTNIYSGFGDSYQLTINATGGGNSGGPMYDDEGNVIGIYYAGKSDARGTQISFAVPIKYGMELMGIKKVQ; this comes from the coding sequence ATGAGCACAACTATTGAACGGTATGTCATCCGGCATATCTCAGGTACCAAAGCAAACCAGGTTGAAGAATTTGATTTTAACAAAGGGGAATTGACCATCGGTCGTTTATCCGGCAGTGATATCCAGTATGACCCCGAGCAGGAAGTGATCGTGAGCCGGGAACATGGAAAGGTGGTGAAGGTAAGTTCCGACCCCCCCCGTTTCAGCATCAATGATAATAACAGCCGCAACGGTATCTTTGTTAACAAGATGAGGGTGAAAGGTTCGGCCACGCTTCATCCAGGCGATGAAGTACAGTTGGGAAGCAATGGCCCTGTTTTTACTTTTGATATCTATCCAAGACCTCAGGATATGATGATGGAAACAAAAGTGATGGATATTCCAACATCCATTAAAGCAACCACTGTTTCCGACGTAACACAAACCGCCGCGTCATCCGAACCGGTTAAAACCGGCCTGGGCAAACAAACCGTAGAAAGAATGCTGGTTGCTGAAAGAAAAAAATCATTCAGCAATATGGCTTATGTCATCGGTGGTTTGATCATCGTACTGGGTGCGATGGGTTATTTCTTCCGGGATAAGATCTTTGGTAAGAATACCACAACGGTTGTGAATGTAGGAGATTCAACTTTAAAAAATAAAAAGGCTCCTGATGTAATTGCCAGGGAAAATATTGATAAGGTGGTGCAGATAGAATTTGGCTGGCAATTATTTGATGCCAACTCGGGTCAGGAATTATGGCACCAGTATATGGCGGTTAAAGACGCAGCCGGCCAAACAACTTACCGTGCCGTATATATTGAAAACAACCGGGGCGAGATCGAACCATTTCTTGATCTGCAGAAAAATGTCCAGCTGGGTGTACCGCTTGGCATAGCAGGGGCATCGGGTTCAGGCTTTGTGGTGTCGGCTGATGGGTTTATACTCACCAACAGGCATGTGGCTGCAAGCTGGAACACCCGTTACGGCTTTCCGGATTTTGCGTTCCCGGGATTGTTGATACGGAATATTAACGGTAAAAGCCAGGTTGATCCCAATTACCAGGTGCAGCCACAGGATGTGGGATCTTATGTTCCTGCTACGGCCACGATGGTGGGAGGTCGCCCTGCCAATGAAGGATCGGTAAAAGGGAAAAATACCTACATGAATGTGATATTTGCCAACACGGCATTACGCAGGCCTGTTCAGTCATCCACTCCTTCCGACCAGCATGATGTGGCCATGATAAAAGTGGAACTGCCAACGTCTCTTTCACCGGTGACGATGAAGGATAATTATGATGCTGTAAAGCCAGGTCAAACGGTTACTGTTATGGGCTACCCGGGCGTGGCGCCTGATCAATACGTGGTGCGTAAATCAAATGATCCTTTCAACCCAAAGAGCCAGGTAACCACCATACCTACCCCTACAGTAACCACAGGAAACATTGGAAGGATCGTTCCGGCCAGTTCAGAAAAAACGAATATATATAGCGGATTCGGTGACTCGTACCAGCTTACCATCAATGCAACAGGTGGAGGAAACAGCGGTGGCCCGATGTATGACGATGAAGGGAATGTAATAGGAATTTATTATGCCGGGAAATCGGATGCAAGAGGTACCCAGATATCTTTTGCCGTACCAATTAAGTATGGGATGGAATTGATGGGAATAAAAAAGGTACAGTAA
- a CDS encoding serine/threonine protein kinase has product MGFTYGQITEIAGYHLTDRIGSGGMGDVYKGYNKALQRLAAVKILHQKEMAERFRNEAYIQASVSHPNIACMYEYIVSRGIPCIIMEYVEGENLDSYLHRKGKLTNQEAEVIIRQVASALAYLHKKDIVHRDIKPQNFKINSNGKVTMLDFGIAKAKYTPKLTQQGFAVGTTEYMAPEQFQQQADRRSDIWSLGVLAYELVTGYLPFEANNPVTLRSKIEKGTFTNPNIMVPQISDKLNLVIEKSLRLNPAGRITAGEIERILNDHHAKHALKGNKGSLKIEWNRKNTFIAGGVLMFIIVMVLILVQPAGENKGQNVKKEEQAATETQKLMISSPNAPNAYIVFPDGSTKKLPYEINGSEGQNFQFTIQAEGYVSREIEVPITTRRKSYEYNLEKITE; this is encoded by the coding sequence ATGGGGTTCACTTACGGACAGATAACAGAAATAGCCGGGTACCACCTGACCGATCGTATCGGGTCAGGTGGTATGGGCGATGTTTATAAGGGATATAACAAGGCCCTGCAGCGGTTGGCGGCAGTAAAAATCCTGCACCAGAAAGAGATGGCTGAACGTTTCCGGAACGAAGCTTATATCCAGGCTTCGGTAAGTCATCCAAACATCGCATGCATGTATGAGTACATCGTTTCCCGGGGTATACCCTGCATCATCATGGAATATGTGGAAGGCGAAAACCTCGACAGTTACCTCCACCGAAAAGGAAAACTAACCAACCAGGAGGCAGAAGTGATTATCCGCCAGGTGGCATCGGCACTGGCATACCTGCATAAAAAGGATATTGTTCACCGCGATATTAAGCCGCAGAATTTTAAAATTAATTCCAATGGTAAGGTCACTATGCTTGACTTTGGGATAGCCAAGGCAAAATATACACCCAAACTAACGCAACAGGGCTTTGCCGTCGGTACTACCGAATACATGGCCCCGGAGCAGTTTCAGCAACAGGCAGATAGGAGATCAGATATTTGGAGCCTGGGCGTATTGGCATATGAACTGGTAACCGGTTATCTTCCTTTTGAAGCAAATAACCCGGTGACCCTGCGTTCCAAAATTGAAAAAGGAACATTTACCAACCCTAATATAATGGTGCCGCAGATTTCTGATAAGCTGAACCTGGTCATTGAAAAAAGCCTGCGCCTAAATCCCGCCGGCCGCATAACAGCCGGGGAAATTGAACGCATCTTAAATGACCACCATGCAAAGCATGCCTTGAAGGGGAATAAAGGGTCGTTAAAAATTGAGTGGAACCGGAAAAATACTTTCATAGCCGGGGGTGTATTAATGTTCATTATAGTCATGGTCCTTATCCTTGTTCAGCCAGCAGGGGAAAACAAAGGGCAGAATGTAAAAAAGGAAGAGCAGGCTGCTACGGAAACGCAAAAGTTGATGATCAGTTCACCGAATGCACCCAATGCCTATATTGTTTTTCCGGATGGCAGCACAAAAAAACTTCCATACGAGATCAACGGGAGTGAAGGGCAGAATTTTCAGTTCACCATCCAGGCTGAAGGATATGTTTCCCGGGAGATAGAAGTACCTATCACCACCCGGCGGAAATCGTATGAATATAATCTTGAAAAAATAACGGAATAA
- a CDS encoding Stp1/IreP family PP2C-type Ser/Thr phosphatase, with protein MSWFKLFGKKTKQAVPENSNGSFESGDLRVIVLSDMGNIRTNNEDTGMFYKVTDEHVIREKGYLLIVADGMGGHQAGEVASRMAGDIISREYFNQTGNGGVEKNLARVFALANKSIFEKARSQKAYNGMGTTCTALVVIDKTVYYAHVGDSRAYMQKGDSIVQITEDHTFVQELVKNGDITADEAASHPKRNILTNAMGTKPELRIDTGKCPLSFENNDRLLICSDGLYDYLSNEELKEILQKEGLKNAAGFMVNQAKARGGHDNITVVLAERAAINNEPENGLKLTRDVELPKLTRDADLPSDTSPA; from the coding sequence ATGAGCTGGTTCAAACTTTTTGGAAAAAAAACAAAGCAGGCCGTTCCGGAAAACAGCAACGGTTCATTTGAATCGGGAGACCTGCGGGTGATCGTATTATCCGACATGGGTAATATCCGTACCAATAATGAAGACACGGGAATGTTTTACAAAGTGACTGATGAGCATGTCATCCGGGAAAAAGGATACCTGCTGATTGTTGCAGATGGAATGGGCGGCCACCAGGCTGGTGAAGTGGCAAGCAGGATGGCAGGTGATATCATCAGCAGGGAATATTTCAATCAAACCGGTAATGGCGGTGTAGAGAAAAACCTGGCAAGGGTCTTTGCACTTGCCAATAAAAGTATTTTTGAAAAGGCGCGGTCACAAAAGGCTTATAATGGTATGGGTACCACCTGTACTGCGCTGGTTGTCATTGACAAGACAGTGTATTATGCCCACGTGGGTGACAGCAGGGCTTATATGCAGAAGGGAGATTCGATCGTACAGATCACCGAGGACCATACCTTTGTACAGGAACTGGTTAAGAACGGCGATATAACTGCCGACGAAGCAGCAAGCCATCCCAAACGTAACATCCTTACCAATGCCATGGGAACAAAACCCGAACTGAGGATCGATACTGGAAAATGCCCGTTGAGTTTTGAAAACAACGACCGGCTCCTCATTTGTTCAGATGGTTTGTATGATTATCTCAGTAATGAAGAGTTGAAAGAGATATTGCAGAAAGAAGGATTAAAAAATGCAGCAGGGTTTATGGTAAACCAGGCCAAAGCAAGAGGAGGACATGATAATATAACGGTGGTTCTGGCCGAAAGGGCAGCAATCAATAATGAGCCCGAAAACGGATTAAAATTAACCAGGGATGTTGAATTACCTAAACTTACGAGGGATGCAGATCTGCCTTCTGATACCTCACCAGCATAA
- a CDS encoding protein kinase, which yields MIGQKIHNYQINAHLGQGGMGNVYRATDTMLGREVALKMLHPQLTMQAQFLERFKKEARVLAQLLHPNIAVIYNFIEQGGNHFMVMEYVEGTNLDDLLKKHKALPPEFVVPVFIQALEGLQHAHRKNIFHRDIKPSNLMLTPDGTLKLMDFGIAKVAGEQKMTQVNKIVGTVEFMAPELIQGKDASAASDIYAAGITMYEMLSGKLPFESDTDFNLMQAILKEKVKSPDKFNTSVPKALADIVMKALEKNPASRYADARSFQQALMAAFPRFREVSLGRLLATSAGLSRAMDPAQISGDKLTAENINTKTEPWKQTGAVLESWKEKILRNKKAYFLGVAVLIFLLFVMGILFDRNDTKNLQAGNSMNTAENSISGDTNNSSVPANIIQQGPANEPPTVQNVPENKPVPEVKPVTEKPKEKKVDVITKEPVPKREEAIREEKVVPVEKKEEKKDIYINAKVEVELTLRTDLGNAEERKDIPVSFSVSYPVVYDGVTIIRQGATASGTIKLGKVLTDIEISSVTAANGQQIRLKASKGHGKRNEITSNRDYTAIIQPGTRLSF from the coding sequence ATGATCGGACAAAAAATACATAACTACCAGATTAATGCTCACCTTGGCCAGGGCGGCATGGGTAATGTTTACCGTGCCACCGACACCATGCTGGGCAGGGAAGTGGCATTAAAGATGCTTCATCCGCAACTTACCATGCAAGCCCAGTTCCTGGAGCGGTTTAAAAAAGAAGCCAGGGTGCTTGCACAATTACTACATCCAAACATTGCGGTCATTTACAATTTCATTGAACAGGGAGGAAATCACTTCATGGTGATGGAATACGTGGAAGGAACAAACCTGGATGATCTTTTAAAAAAACATAAGGCATTGCCACCGGAATTTGTTGTACCCGTATTCATACAGGCATTGGAGGGACTGCAGCATGCGCACCGTAAAAATATTTTTCACCGGGATATCAAGCCATCCAACCTGATGCTGACGCCGGATGGGACCCTTAAACTGATGGACTTTGGTATTGCCAAGGTTGCCGGCGAACAGAAAATGACCCAGGTAAACAAGATTGTAGGTACGGTAGAATTCATGGCACCGGAACTGATCCAGGGGAAAGACGCTTCTGCTGCATCAGATATTTATGCCGCCGGTATCACCATGTATGAAATGCTGTCTGGTAAACTGCCGTTCGAAAGCGATACAGATTTTAACCTGATGCAGGCCATCCTGAAAGAAAAAGTAAAATCGCCGGATAAATTTAATACTTCGGTCCCTAAAGCCCTGGCAGATATTGTCATGAAAGCGCTTGAAAAAAATCCAGCCAGCCGTTATGCCGATGCCCGGTCATTTCAACAGGCATTGATGGCGGCTTTCCCCCGTTTCAGGGAAGTAAGCCTGGGTAGATTACTGGCAACTTCAGCAGGGCTTTCAAGAGCAATGGATCCCGCACAGATCAGCGGTGACAAACTTACCGCAGAGAACATAAACACAAAAACTGAACCGTGGAAGCAAACCGGGGCAGTTCTGGAATCATGGAAAGAGAAAATCTTACGGAATAAGAAAGCATATTTTCTTGGCGTAGCAGTTTTGATCTTCCTGCTCTTTGTAATGGGAATATTATTCGACCGGAATGATACAAAGAACCTGCAGGCAGGCAACAGCATGAATACAGCGGAAAACAGTATTTCAGGAGATACCAATAACAGCAGTGTGCCCGCGAATATTATTCAGCAAGGTCCGGCAAATGAACCACCAACCGTACAGAACGTTCCGGAAAATAAACCTGTTCCTGAAGTTAAGCCGGTTACTGAAAAACCCAAAGAGAAGAAAGTGGATGTAATTACAAAGGAACCGGTTCCAAAGAGAGAGGAAGCCATACGGGAAGAAAAAGTTGTCCCCGTAGAAAAAAAAGAAGAGAAAAAGGACATTTACATCAATGCAAAGGTAGAAGTTGAACTTACCCTGCGTACAGACCTGGGCAATGCAGAAGAGCGGAAAGACATACCGGTAAGTTTTTCAGTGAGCTATCCCGTGGTGTATGACGGGGTAACCATCATCCGGCAGGGCGCCACCGCAAGCGGCACCATCAAACTCGGGAAAGTGCTTACTGATATAGAGATCAGTTCTGTCACTGCTGCCAACGGGCAGCAGATCCGGCTGAAAGCATCGAAAGGGCATGGTAAAAGAAATGAAATTACTTCCAACCGGGATTATACGGCTATTATTCAGCCGGGAACGAGGTTGAGTTTTTAG
- the paaK gene encoding phenylacetate-CoA oxygenase/reductase subunit PaaK — translation MAVHFHTLKVKDVRKETQDCISVAFEIPAELKTEFSFEHGQNITIRKTIDGEELRRSYSICTSPFEQELRIAIKKVEDGKFSSFANDVLKVNDELEVLPPTGKFNTKLDKGNEKQYLAFAAGSGITPVISIIKTTLQAEPKSSFTLVFGNKGRNSIIFFEELEGLKNKYLNRFSFINILSREKTDAPLNSGRINTRKLNELNKLVDYKTADDIFICGPEEMIFCVKDFLEEIHIDKKKIHFELFTTPGQKQVTNRHVPDTNNSGPKSHISIKLDGRSFDFDLGFDNDSILDAALKQGADLPFACKGGVCCTCKAKLLEGEVEMDVNWGLEHEEVEQGFILTCQSHPKTEKVVVDFDIK, via the coding sequence ATGGCAGTTCATTTTCACACACTGAAAGTAAAGGACGTTAGAAAAGAAACCCAGGATTGTATCTCGGTCGCTTTTGAGATACCTGCGGAACTGAAAACTGAATTTTCTTTTGAGCATGGGCAAAACATCACCATCCGCAAAACAATTGACGGGGAAGAACTTCGCCGGTCCTATTCGATCTGCACATCCCCTTTTGAACAGGAGCTCCGCATTGCCATTAAAAAGGTGGAAGATGGAAAATTCTCCTCGTTTGCCAATGATGTTCTGAAAGTGAATGATGAGCTGGAAGTACTTCCGCCAACAGGTAAATTCAATACAAAACTGGACAAGGGAAATGAAAAGCAATACCTGGCCTTTGCTGCAGGAAGCGGTATTACGCCGGTTATTTCCATCATCAAAACAACCCTGCAGGCTGAACCTAAAAGCAGCTTTACCCTGGTTTTCGGCAACAAAGGCCGCAACTCGATCATTTTCTTCGAAGAACTGGAAGGTTTAAAAAATAAATATCTCAATCGCTTTAGTTTTATAAACATTCTTAGCCGGGAAAAGACAGATGCTCCCCTCAACTCCGGAAGAATAAACACCCGGAAACTGAATGAACTGAATAAACTGGTTGATTACAAAACTGCCGACGACATCTTTATCTGCGGCCCGGAGGAAATGATCTTTTGCGTAAAGGACTTCCTGGAAGAGATCCACATTGATAAAAAGAAGATACATTTTGAACTGTTCACCACCCCCGGCCAAAAGCAGGTAACAAATCGCCATGTACCGGACACAAATAATTCAGGGCCAAAAAGCCATATCAGCATTAAACTGGATGGCAGAAGCTTTGATTTTGACCTGGGCTTTGATAACGACAGCATCCTGGACGCTGCGCTGAAACAGGGAGCTGATCTTCCTTTTGCCTGTAAGGGGGGCGTATGCTGTACCTGCAAGGCAAAACTCCTGGAAGGAGAAGTGGAAATGGACGTTAACTGGGGGCTGGAGCATGAAGAAGTGGAACAGGGATTTATACTTACCTGCCAGTCACATCCCAAAACGGAGAAGGTGGTGGTTGATTTTGATATAAAATAA
- a CDS encoding TetR family transcriptional regulator produces the protein MAKIKPGKNSSKKEAITQKAAVLFKTKGYTAASMRELAESIGVEAPSLYNHIGSKSELLQIICFKVASAFTTHLDATESTGKSILSKIEHIIRFHIGMMLNDFDEVYVANHEWKHLKEPWLGDFLNQRRGYEKRFVKLVEEGMEAGELKKADPYVAVLTILSAVRGLEFWQHHKKNITTETLEANMVNQLLNGIAK, from the coding sequence ATGGCCAAAATAAAGCCTGGGAAAAACAGCTCAAAAAAAGAGGCTATAACACAAAAGGCGGCCGTTCTTTTCAAAACAAAGGGATATACAGCTGCTTCCATGAGAGAACTGGCAGAATCGATCGGCGTGGAAGCGCCAAGCCTGTACAACCATATTGGTTCAAAGAGTGAATTACTCCAGATCATTTGCTTTAAGGTTGCCAGTGCCTTCACAACACACCTGGATGCAACAGAAAGTACCGGCAAGAGTATATTATCAAAAATCGAGCATATCATCCGGTTCCATATCGGGATGATGCTGAATGACTTTGACGAAGTATATGTGGCGAATCATGAATGGAAACATTTGAAAGAACCCTGGCTGGGCGATTTCTTAAACCAGCGGAGGGGGTATGAGAAACGGTTTGTAAAACTGGTTGAAGAAGGAATGGAGGCCGGGGAATTGAAAAAAGCGGACCCCTACGTTGCTGTATTGACCATTCTGTCGGCCGTACGGGGACTTGAGTTCTGGCAGCACCATAAAAAAAATATAACCACAGAAACACTGGAAGCTAATATGGTGAACCAATTATTAAACGGAATAGCAAAATAA
- a CDS encoding DUF2461 domain-containing protein: MLQPSTLRFLKDLKKNNTKTWFDKNRNQYDAAKDDFLLMAGQLIRNTGTFDPSIANLEAKNCIFRINRDVRFSKNKDPYKHNMAAYFNKDGKKGLGAGYYLHIEPGESFAAGGIWMPEPAVLAGIRQEIDYSFGEWKKTVESRSFKKMFPGGLQGEALTRPPKNYDDSNPAIAYIKMKSFIVTSPFTDAEVQNKNFVKEAAKRFQAMKPLVDFLNSAIS; the protein is encoded by the coding sequence ATGCTGCAACCCTCAACCCTCAGATTCCTGAAAGACCTTAAAAAGAATAATACCAAGACCTGGTTCGACAAGAACCGTAACCAGTATGATGCTGCAAAGGATGATTTTCTATTGATGGCCGGGCAACTTATCAGGAACACAGGCACATTCGATCCTTCCATTGCAAACCTGGAGGCAAAGAACTGCATTTTCCGCATAAACAGGGATGTCCGGTTCAGCAAGAACAAAGACCCCTATAAACATAATATGGCCGCCTACTTCAATAAAGATGGCAAGAAAGGCCTGGGTGCAGGATATTATTTACACATAGAGCCGGGTGAAAGTTTTGCTGCCGGGGGGATCTGGATGCCTGAGCCGGCCGTACTTGCCGGTATCCGCCAGGAAATTGATTACAGCTTTGGTGAATGGAAAAAAACCGTAGAAAGCAGATCCTTCAAAAAAATGTTTCCTGGGGGATTGCAGGGTGAAGCGTTAACCAGGCCCCCAAAGAATTATGACGACAGCAACCCTGCCATTGCCTATATAAAAATGAAGAGTTTCATTGTAACCAGCCCGTTCACCGACGCGGAAGTTCAAAACAAGAACTTCGTAAAAGAAGCTGCCAAAAGGTTCCAGGCAATGAAGCCGCTGGTTGATTTTTTGAACAGCGCTATCAGCTAG
- the ligA gene encoding NAD-dependent DNA ligase LigA codes for MYDPKQTRELQKKTGEWLSLAKDPEHGDVNKKNAEALRNCLRFHEYRYYVQNDPLISDFEYDSLYKLLERFEKEHPDSITEDSPTQRVGKGLIKDFPKVQHLVPMLSLDNSYNAYDLIDFDRKARELSGLALIEYCVEPKFDGASISLIYENDLLTRGATRGDGEVGDEITLNIKQIKSVPLSAKFSEYGIEQVEIRGEVLMNKNNFKAYNDALIEEGIPPLANPRNAAAGSLRIKDSAEVSRRNLEAFLYHVSYLAVGKEQLAPQTHSGMLEMLWELGFRSPKKEMKVLKGIDAVIGHVHEFEKKRDNLGYEIDGMVIKVNDLKLQDKLGMTSHHPRWAVAFKFKARQGTSKLLAVEFQVGRTGAVTPVAKIEPVQVGGVTVSSISIHNEDYISDKDLKLGDTILIERSGDVIPQIVRSFAELRKGHEKKIRFPTHCPVCGNGLFKPEDEAVWRCINLTCPAQIVEGIIHFVSKDAMDIRNFGEANVRKFYELGFLKDIPGVYTLPWDEIQKLDGFGERSIAKLQQAIEDSKKQPLHRIIYALGIRYVGETTAKTLANAVEHLLQFGDFTEEQLQELEDVGVKVAKTVYGFFHNKENIHLLKELEKLGVQLKNEKKDLVKGGNLSGQSFLFTGTLAKLKRSEAETLVEANGGMILSGVSSKLNYLVVGEDAGSKLEKAKKLASVKIITEEEFIKMLPT; via the coding sequence ATGTACGATCCCAAACAAACCAGAGAATTACAGAAAAAGACCGGGGAATGGCTTTCGTTGGCGAAAGATCCGGAACACGGTGATGTAAATAAGAAAAATGCAGAAGCGCTGAGGAACTGCCTCCGTTTTCATGAGTACCGGTATTATGTGCAGAATGATCCGCTGATCAGTGATTTTGAATATGATTCCCTTTATAAGTTGCTGGAAAGATTTGAAAAGGAACACCCCGACAGCATTACGGAAGATTCCCCAACACAAAGAGTGGGCAAGGGATTGATAAAGGATTTCCCGAAAGTGCAGCACCTGGTGCCGATGCTATCGCTTGATAATTCGTACAATGCTTATGACCTTATTGATTTTGACCGCAAGGCCAGGGAATTATCCGGCCTTGCCCTGATCGAGTATTGCGTGGAACCAAAATTTGATGGCGCCAGCATCTCCCTTATTTATGAAAATGACCTGCTTACCCGTGGGGCAACCCGGGGCGACGGAGAAGTGGGTGACGAGATAACCCTGAATATAAAACAGATCAAATCCGTCCCGCTTTCAGCAAAATTCAGTGAGTATGGAATAGAGCAGGTGGAGATACGTGGCGAAGTGCTGATGAACAAGAATAATTTCAAGGCATATAATGATGCATTGATCGAAGAAGGGATCCCCCCGCTTGCCAATCCACGCAATGCAGCCGCCGGTTCGCTGCGTATAAAAGACAGCGCAGAAGTGAGCAGGAGAAACCTGGAGGCGTTCCTCTACCACGTAAGTTATTTGGCTGTTGGTAAAGAGCAATTGGCGCCTCAAACCCATTCCGGCATGCTTGAAATGCTATGGGAGCTTGGTTTCCGCAGCCCCAAAAAAGAAATGAAAGTACTGAAGGGAATTGATGCCGTGATCGGCCATGTACATGAATTTGAAAAAAAAAGGGACAACCTGGGATATGAAATTGACGGTATGGTGATCAAGGTAAATGACCTTAAACTGCAGGATAAACTGGGTATGACATCGCATCATCCCCGCTGGGCGGTTGCCTTCAAGTTTAAAGCAAGGCAGGGCACCAGCAAATTGCTTGCGGTTGAATTCCAGGTAGGCCGTACCGGCGCTGTAACACCGGTTGCTAAAATTGAACCGGTGCAGGTAGGTGGTGTTACGGTAAGCAGCATTTCCATCCATAACGAGGATTACATCAGTGACAAGGACCTGAAACTTGGCGATACCATACTCATTGAACGCAGCGGCGATGTCATTCCGCAGATCGTAAGATCATTTGCTGAGTTGAGAAAAGGCCATGAAAAGAAGATCAGGTTCCCCACCCACTGCCCGGTTTGCGGCAATGGGTTATTCAAGCCGGAGGACGAAGCAGTATGGCGCTGTATAAATCTAACCTGTCCCGCCCAGATCGTGGAAGGCATCATTCACTTTGTAAGCAAGGATGCGATGGATATCCGGAACTTTGGCGAAGCCAATGTGCGGAAGTTCTATGAGTTGGGATTCTTAAAAGATATTCCCGGTGTATATACCCTGCCCTGGGATGAAATTCAAAAACTGGATGGCTTTGGCGAGCGGTCAATTGCAAAACTTCAGCAGGCCATTGAAGATTCAAAAAAGCAACCCCTCCACCGGATCATTTATGCCCTGGGCATACGCTATGTGGGAGAAACCACGGCAAAGACCCTGGCCAATGCGGTTGAACACCTGCTGCAGTTTGGTGATTTTACGGAGGAGCAGTTGCAGGAACTGGAGGATGTAGGCGTTAAAGTTGCTAAAACAGTCTATGGGTTCTTCCACAATAAAGAGAATATCCATTTACTTAAAGAACTGGAGAAACTGGGTGTGCAGCTGAAAAACGAGAAGAAAGACCTGGTTAAAGGCGGAAACCTCTCTGGCCAGTCTTTCCTGTTCACCGGCACGCTTGCCAAACTGAAAAGAAGTGAGGCTGAGACACTGGTGGAAGCGAATGGCGGAATGATCCTTTCGGGCGTAAGCAGTAAGCTGAATTACCTGGTGGTAGGCGAAGATGCCGGAAGCAAACTGGAGAAAGCCAAAAAACTGGCCTCGGTAAAGATCATCACCGAAGAAGAATTCATAAAAATGCTACCAACTTAG